In one Nocardioides luteus genomic region, the following are encoded:
- the pulA gene encoding pullulanase-type alpha-1,6-glucosidase, whose translation MAATVLASALLATALQTAAPASAADAPKPPSDAELAAEPARHDATKEQFYFVLPDRFANGDPANDKGGLTGSRTSTGFDPTDKGFYQGGDLRGLAERLDYIKGLGTTAIWMAPIFKNKPVQGEGANASAGYHGYWITDFTQVDPHFGTNEDLETLVDAAHAKGMKVFFDVITNHTADTVDYAEKKYGYRPKGAFPYLDTAGRPFDDADPSSDDAKVDEDSFPYTPDSTAKTGEMVPSWLNDPTLYHNRGDSTWEGESTTYGDFSGLDDLWTERPEVVEGMTKIYQRWVRDFDIDGFRIDTVKHVDLDFWTEWATALDAYAAKQGREDFFMFGEVYSADTEVTSPYVTRGRLDGTLDFPFQDAARAYASLGAPADRLAGVFADDYKYATDKANAYEQVTFLGNHDMGRIGTFLAADHPGASDAELVRRARLANELMFLSRGNPVVYYGDEQGFTGAGGDKDARQTLFASEVADYLDDDQLGTDRTHASDAYDTSHPIYTAIATLAKLRKDHPALTDGTQKELHAAGSVYAFSRTGENREYVVAVNNATEAKTVSLPVESAAFATIYGGDATETAQDGTIEVTVPALSSVVLRADDTLPAATAKPTLRLTAPEAGAIGTVTLSADPGETAGARVVFAAQVGNGRWRTLGSVDHAPYKITQYVPPTVASGTALRYKAVVVDRDGRTASDLAETTAGQAPEAENPSAVDRDYAVVHYRRTDGDYTGWTLRAGEQSGEFTGRDAYGAFAWVKLPDGASSVTYTVEKDGTADGGQRTIDLAETGEVWVEAGSDGQATTRPDGVYPAPDTSKAVIHFHRPDGDYDGWGLHTWTGAANPTEWSKPLQPTGKDAYGLTFEVPLVDGATSLNYIVHKGDEKDIPNDRSLDLTTYGHEVWLNSGDTGYLLPSVGSAPELDLAKAHAQWIDRTTVVLPKEKASGSALSTQLVYDRDGGITVEDGVLSSEGRWLRLQATSMSDEQKARFPHLKEYAAFTVDTRDRDRIREALAGQVVLTQRIGNGALVTGTGVQTQAILDDLYAAKAEKASLGPVFKGGKVTLSVWAPTAHQVKLELDGRTIGMRRDDASGVWSVTGSATAWRGKEYRYLVTVWAPSVQKLVTNKVTDPYSVALTADSERSLVVDLGDRSLAPKGWSTLRKPKAVAMKDAQIQELHIRDFSVEDETSDHPGGYLAFADKDSDGSKHLRELADSGTSYVHLLPAFDIATIPEEKADQTSPDCDLASYAADSDEQQECVAAAAAGDAYNWGYDPYHYTVPEGSYATDPDGTDRTVEFRRMVKALNEDGLRVVMDVVYNHTTSSGQAKTSVLDRIVPGYYQRLLADGSVANSTCCANTAPENAMMGKLVVDSIVTWAKDYKVDGFRFDLMGHHPKANILAVRKALDSLTLEKDGVDGKSIILYGEGWNFGEIADDARFVQATQKNMAGTGIATFSDRARDAVRGGGPFDADPGVQGFASGLYTAPNASAANGTEAEQRARLLHYQDLIKVGLSGNLADYSFTDTGGRQVKGAEVDYNGSPAGYAAEPGDALAYADAHDNESLYDALAFKLPASTSTADRARMQVLAMATAALSQGPALSQAGTDLLRSKSLDRNSYDSGDWFNAIHWDCADGNGFGRGLPPATDNKDKWPYAKPLLGSVSAPSCSDIEGATAAYQDLLRIRTDEPVFHLPTTGQVQEKLSFPLSGKDETPGVITMRLGDLVVVFNATTTTQQQTVQDAEGAGYRLHPTQADGTDEVVKSSSFDPGSGTFTVPARTVAVFTR comes from the coding sequence ATGGCCGCGACCGTGCTCGCGAGCGCACTGCTCGCCACGGCCCTGCAGACGGCCGCACCGGCCTCGGCGGCAGATGCCCCGAAGCCGCCCTCGGACGCCGAGCTGGCCGCCGAGCCGGCCCGCCACGACGCGACCAAGGAGCAGTTCTACTTCGTGCTGCCCGACCGGTTCGCCAACGGCGACCCCGCCAACGACAAGGGCGGCCTGACCGGCAGCCGCACCTCGACCGGCTTCGACCCGACCGACAAGGGCTTCTACCAGGGCGGTGACCTCCGGGGCCTCGCCGAGCGCCTCGACTACATCAAGGGCCTCGGCACCACCGCGATCTGGATGGCGCCGATCTTCAAGAACAAGCCCGTCCAGGGCGAGGGTGCGAACGCCTCGGCCGGCTACCACGGCTACTGGATCACCGACTTCACCCAGGTCGACCCGCACTTCGGCACCAACGAGGACCTCGAGACCCTCGTCGACGCGGCGCACGCCAAGGGCATGAAGGTCTTCTTCGACGTCATCACCAACCACACCGCCGACACCGTCGACTACGCCGAGAAGAAGTACGGCTACCGCCCCAAGGGCGCCTTCCCCTATCTCGACACGGCGGGCCGCCCCTTCGACGACGCCGACCCGTCCTCGGACGACGCGAAGGTCGACGAGGACTCGTTCCCCTACACGCCGGACAGCACCGCCAAGACCGGCGAGATGGTGCCGTCCTGGCTCAACGACCCGACGCTCTACCACAACCGCGGCGACTCCACCTGGGAAGGCGAGTCGACCACCTACGGCGACTTCAGCGGCCTGGACGACCTGTGGACCGAGCGCCCCGAGGTCGTCGAGGGGATGACGAAGATCTACCAGCGCTGGGTCCGCGACTTCGACATCGACGGCTTCCGCATCGACACCGTCAAGCACGTCGACCTCGACTTCTGGACCGAGTGGGCGACCGCGCTGGACGCCTACGCCGCCAAGCAGGGCCGCGAGGACTTCTTCATGTTCGGCGAGGTCTACTCCGCCGACACCGAGGTCACCTCGCCGTACGTCACCCGCGGCCGCCTCGACGGCACCTTGGACTTCCCGTTCCAGGACGCCGCCCGCGCCTACGCCTCCCTCGGCGCCCCGGCCGACCGGCTCGCAGGAGTCTTCGCCGACGACTACAAGTACGCCACCGACAAGGCCAACGCCTACGAGCAGGTCACCTTCCTCGGCAACCACGACATGGGCCGGATCGGCACCTTCCTCGCGGCCGACCATCCCGGCGCCAGCGACGCCGAGCTCGTCCGGCGCGCTCGGCTCGCCAACGAGCTGATGTTCCTCTCCCGCGGCAACCCGGTCGTCTACTACGGCGACGAGCAGGGCTTCACCGGCGCCGGCGGCGACAAGGACGCCCGCCAGACGCTGTTCGCCTCCGAGGTCGCCGACTACCTCGACGACGACCAGCTCGGCACCGACCGCACCCATGCATCGGACGCGTACGACACCAGCCACCCGATCTACACCGCCATCGCCACGCTGGCGAAGCTGCGCAAGGACCACCCGGCCCTGACCGACGGCACCCAGAAGGAGCTCCACGCCGCCGGCTCCGTCTACGCGTTCTCCCGCACCGGCGAGAACCGCGAGTACGTCGTCGCGGTCAACAACGCCACCGAGGCGAAGACCGTCAGCCTGCCCGTGGAGTCGGCCGCCTTCGCGACGATCTACGGCGGCGACGCCACCGAGACCGCCCAGGACGGCACGATCGAGGTGACCGTCCCAGCGCTCTCCTCGGTGGTGCTGCGCGCCGACGACACCCTCCCGGCGGCCACCGCGAAGCCCACGCTGAGGCTGACCGCTCCCGAGGCCGGTGCCATCGGCACGGTCACCCTTTCCGCCGACCCAGGGGAGACCGCCGGTGCCCGCGTCGTCTTCGCCGCCCAGGTCGGCAATGGCAGGTGGCGCACCCTCGGCTCGGTCGACCACGCGCCGTACAAGATCACCCAGTACGTCCCCCCGACCGTCGCCTCCGGCACCGCCCTGCGCTACAAGGCCGTGGTCGTCGACCGCGACGGACGCACCGCGAGCGACCTGGCCGAAACCACGGCCGGACAGGCGCCCGAGGCCGAGAACCCGAGCGCCGTCGACCGTGACTACGCGGTCGTGCACTACCGGCGCACCGACGGCGACTACACCGGCTGGACCCTGCGGGCCGGCGAGCAGAGCGGCGAGTTCACCGGCCGCGACGCGTACGGTGCCTTCGCCTGGGTGAAGCTTCCCGACGGCGCCTCGTCGGTGACGTACACGGTCGAGAAGGACGGCACCGCCGACGGCGGACAGCGCACGATCGATCTCGCCGAGACCGGCGAGGTCTGGGTCGAGGCCGGCAGCGACGGCCAGGCGACCACCAGACCCGACGGTGTCTACCCGGCGCCGGACACCTCGAAGGCCGTGATCCACTTCCACCGTCCCGACGGCGACTACGACGGCTGGGGACTGCACACCTGGACCGGCGCCGCGAACCCGACCGAGTGGTCCAAGCCGCTGCAGCCCACCGGCAAGGACGCCTACGGCCTCACCTTCGAGGTGCCGCTGGTCGACGGTGCGACCTCCCTCAACTACATCGTCCACAAGGGCGACGAGAAGGACATCCCCAACGACCGCTCGCTCGACCTGACGACGTACGGCCACGAGGTGTGGCTCAACTCCGGCGACACCGGCTATCTGCTGCCGTCGGTCGGCTCGGCCCCCGAGCTCGACCTGGCGAAGGCGCACGCGCAGTGGATCGACCGGACCACCGTCGTGCTGCCGAAGGAGAAGGCCAGCGGCTCGGCGCTGTCCACGCAGCTGGTCTACGACCGTGACGGCGGCATCACCGTCGAGGACGGTGTGCTGAGCAGCGAGGGCCGCTGGCTGCGGCTCCAGGCGACGTCGATGAGCGACGAGCAGAAGGCGCGGTTCCCGCACCTGAAGGAGTACGCCGCCTTCACCGTCGACACCCGCGACCGCGACCGGATCCGCGAGGCGCTCGCCGGCCAGGTCGTGCTCACCCAGCGCATCGGCAACGGCGCCCTGGTCACCGGCACCGGCGTCCAGACGCAGGCGATCCTCGACGACCTCTACGCCGCCAAGGCGGAGAAGGCGTCGCTGGGCCCGGTGTTCAAGGGCGGCAAGGTCACGCTGTCCGTGTGGGCGCCGACGGCGCACCAGGTGAAGCTCGAGCTCGACGGCCGGACCATCGGGATGCGCCGCGACGACGCCAGCGGCGTCTGGTCGGTGACCGGCTCGGCAACCGCCTGGCGCGGCAAGGAGTACCGCTACCTTGTGACGGTGTGGGCGCCGAGCGTGCAGAAGCTCGTCACCAACAAGGTCACCGACCCCTACTCGGTCGCGCTCACCGCCGACTCCGAGCGCAGCCTGGTCGTCGACCTCGGCGACCGGTCGCTCGCCCCGAAGGGCTGGTCGACGCTGCGGAAGCCGAAGGCGGTCGCGATGAAGGACGCCCAGATCCAGGAGCTCCACATCCGCGACTTCTCCGTCGAGGACGAGACCAGCGACCACCCGGGCGGCTACCTCGCCTTCGCCGACAAGGACAGCGACGGCTCGAAGCACCTGCGCGAGCTGGCCGATTCCGGCACCTCGTACGTCCATCTGCTGCCGGCCTTCGACATCGCCACGATCCCGGAGGAGAAGGCCGACCAGACCAGCCCCGACTGCGACCTCGCGTCATACGCCGCGGACAGCGACGAGCAGCAGGAGTGCGTCGCCGCGGCGGCCGCCGGGGATGCGTACAACTGGGGCTACGACCCCTACCACTACACGGTCCCGGAGGGCTCCTACGCGACCGACCCGGACGGCACCGACCGGACGGTCGAGTTCCGGAGGATGGTGAAGGCGCTCAACGAGGACGGCCTGCGGGTCGTGATGGACGTGGTCTACAACCACACCACCAGCAGCGGCCAGGCGAAGACGTCCGTGCTCGACAGGATCGTGCCCGGCTACTACCAGCGGCTCCTCGCCGACGGCTCGGTCGCCAACTCGACCTGCTGCGCCAACACCGCGCCGGAGAACGCGATGATGGGCAAGCTCGTCGTCGACTCGATCGTCACCTGGGCCAAGGACTACAAGGTCGACGGCTTCCGCTTCGACCTGATGGGCCACCACCCCAAGGCCAACATCCTCGCCGTACGCAAGGCCCTCGACAGCCTCACGCTCGAGAAGGACGGCGTCGACGGCAAGAGCATCATCCTCTACGGCGAGGGCTGGAACTTCGGCGAGATCGCCGACGACGCGCGCTTCGTGCAGGCCACCCAGAAGAACATGGCCGGCACCGGGATCGCGACGTTCAGCGACCGAGCCCGAGACGCCGTACGAGGCGGGGGACCGTTCGACGCCGACCCGGGCGTCCAGGGCTTCGCGAGCGGTCTCTACACCGCCCCGAACGCCTCGGCGGCCAACGGCACCGAGGCGGAGCAGCGGGCGCGCCTGCTGCACTACCAGGACCTGATCAAGGTCGGGCTCTCCGGCAACCTCGCCGACTACTCGTTCACCGACACCGGCGGCCGCCAGGTGAAGGGGGCCGAGGTCGACTACAACGGCTCACCGGCCGGCTACGCGGCCGAGCCCGGCGACGCGCTGGCCTACGCCGACGCCCACGACAACGAGTCGCTCTACGACGCGCTCGCCTTCAAGCTGCCCGCGTCCACCAGCACCGCGGACCGTGCCCGGATGCAGGTGCTCGCGATGGCGACGGCCGCGCTGTCCCAGGGGCCGGCGCTCTCCCAGGCCGGCACCGACCTGCTGCGCTCGAAGTCGTTGGACCGCAACTCCTACGACTCCGGTGACTGGTTCAACGCCATCCACTGGGACTGCGCGGACGGCAACGGCTTCGGGCGCGGGTTGCCGCCGGCGACCGACAACAAGGACAAGTGGCCCTACGCCAAGCCGCTCCTGGGCTCGGTCTCGGCTCCGTCGTGCTCGGACATCGAGGGTGCGACGGCTGCCTACCAGGACCTGCTGCGGATCCGTACGGACGAGCCGGTCTTCCACCTGCCCACCACCGGACAGGTGCAGGAGAAGCTGTCGTTCCCGCTCTCGGGGAAGGACGAGACGCCCGGCGTCATCACCATGCGCCTCGGTGACCTCGTGGTCGTCTTCAACGCGACCACGACGACCCAGCAGCAGACGGTGCAGGACGCCGAGGGCGCCGGCTACCGCCTGCACCCGACCCAGGCCGACGGCACGGACGAGGTCGTGAAGTCGTCCTCCTTCGACCCGGGCTCGGGCACCTTCACGGTGCCCGCCCGGACGGTGGCGGTCTTCACCCGCTGA